The proteins below are encoded in one region of Plasmodium relictum strain SGS1 genome assembly, chromosome: 5:
- a CDS encoding 60S ribosomal protein L15, putative, whose protein sequence is MGAYKYIQEIWKKKQSDAMHFLLRIRTWEYRQLPVVHRVSKPSRPDKARRLGYKAIQGFVIYRVRVRRGDRKKRVRKGIVHGKPKHQGVHKQKSARNLRSVAEGKVGKSICGNLRVLNSYWVGQDAVYKYYEVILVDPMHNAIRNNPKVNWICNPVHKHRELRGLTSAGKKYRGLRVKGHLAAKSRPSIRANWKRRQLIKLKKCR, encoded by the exons atgggagcatataaatatattcaagaaatatggaaaaaaaaacagtCAGATGCTatgcattttttattaagaataAGAACATGGGAATATAG gCAACTTCCAGTTGTTCATAGAGTTTCAAAACCAAGTAGACCTGACAAAGCAAGAAGATTAGGATACAAAGCAATTCAAGGCTTTGTTATTTATAGAGTTAGAGTAAGAAGAGGGGATAGAAAAAAGAGAGTTAGAAAAGGTATTGTGCATGGTAAACCTAAACATCAAGGTGTTCATAAACAAAAATCAGCAAGAAATTTAAGAAGTGTTGCCGAAGGTAAAGTAGGAAAGAGTATATGTGGAAACTTACGAGTTTTAAATAGTTATTGGGTTGGTCAAGATGctgtttataaatattacgAAGTAATATTAGTTGACCCTATGCATAATGCTATACGTAATAATCCAAAAGTTAACTGGATATGTAACCCAGTACACAAACATAGAGAATTAAGAGGATTAACTTCAGCTGGTAAAAAATACAGAGGTTTAAGAGTTAAGGGACATTTAGCAGCTAAAAGTAGACCATCTATTAGAGCTAATTGGAAAAGAAGacaattaattaaattaaaaaaatgcagataa
- a CDS encoding RNA-binding protein, putative, whose amino-acid sequence MEMPKETSAKLDMSLDEIVNKEALNKEQNGDKNEKKAVNLKKNRKKVSLKKSKKKILNSSKNNQKNNNKILQKIPINNASTSIVCPPPPPPPPPPPPLSKENSVNWNYRKNLNLNPNPAHLIANNTSHNLNISHISSNPSHLSTNPIGHNPNINIKTTNVNLSCISNCNMHMSTNVQSNLCYSNNSKKNYKINNLGDSANFITSPTLRPAPYQQSNNSININVEKKNSFVTNNFVHQNNNEYSYSDIHQQQNNNKKLSFSPNIRPNYSNLPVYNNSKYYLLKPSCDIALSKPPQNHLRSNEYNENKIIFANYQNNINENNIPKCFQPRNFVNESNINIWGNNMNVPLPNNLHDSNMVNMKYPIFEQNIDKIKYNKYKEKITRMNNSTYAKKPHNIIVTNIPKNLTSREILETFRCMGNVLRADIMLTSKGEHSGCACITFADLESAALAASRYDGGTLNKQKIKVFVE is encoded by the exons atggaaATGCCTAAAGAAACTTCAGCCAAATTAGATATGAGTTTAGATGAAATAGTAAATAAAGAAGCATTAAATAAAGAACAGAACGGAGATAAAAATGAGAAGAAAGCagtgaatttaaaaaaaaatcgaAAAAAGGTCTCCTTAAAAAaatcgaaaaaaaaaatattaaactcatcaaaaaataatcaaaaaaataataataaaattcttCAAAAAATTCCCATAAATAATGCGAGCACTTCAATAGTTTGCCCACCACCGCCTCCTCCTCCTCCTCCACCTCCTCCATTGTCAAAAGAAAATTCAGTGAACTGGAACTATAGGAAAAATCTTAATCTTAACCCTAATCCTGCTCATCTTATAGCAAATAATACTAGTCACAATCTTAACATAAGTCACATTAGTTCTAATCCTAGTCATCTAAGTACTAATCCAATTGGTCATAATCcaaacataaatataaaaacaacGAATGTCAATTTAAGTTGTATATCAAATTGTAATATGCATATGAGTACAAATGTTCAGTCAAACTTATGTTATAGTAACAattccaaaaaaaattataaaataaataatttaggGGACTCGGCAAATTTTATAACTAGTCCTACTTTAAGACCCGCACCGTATCAGCAGAGTAATAATTCcattaatataaatgttgaaaaaaaaaattcttttgtTACTAATAACTTTGTGcatcaaaataataatgagtATTCCTATAGCGATATTCATCAAcaacaaaataataataaaaaattatctttttcacCAAATATAAGACCAAATTATTCAAATTTACCAGtttataataattcaaaatattatttattaaaaccATCCTGTGATATAG caTTATCAAAACCTCCGCAAAATCATTTACGATCAAATGAATATaacgaaaataaaataatttttgcaaactatcaaaataatattaatgaaaataatatacctAAATGTTTTCAACCGAGAAATTTTGTTAATGAATcaa acaTAAATATTTGGGGAAACAATATGAATGTACCTCTCCCAAATAATCTGCACGATAGCAACATGGTTAATATGAAATATCCCATAT tTGAACAAAATAttgacaaaataaaatataataagtaTAAAGAGAAAATTACTAGAATGAATAATTCAACATATGCAAAGAAACCACATAATATAATAGTTACAAAt ATACctaaaaatttaacttcaagaGAAATTTTAGAAACATTCAGATGCATGGGAAACGTTTTACGAGCTGATATTATGTTGACAAGCAAA ggtGAGCATTCAGGTTGTGCTTGCATAACTTTTGCTGATCTAGAATCAGCTGCATTAGCAGCta GTCGATATGATGGTGGAACTTTAAACAAgcagaaaataaaagtatttgTAGAATAA
- a CDS encoding RING zinc finger protein, putative, with translation MSEYIFGSFLNSLDNIRYNVLNVLNDIKIDDNYIRNIRSNIKTKMDILIDKCLPPKIIEDKRFIVIIEKKKNYDNFRCPICMLILYKPVKTECSHIFCRECIEKVLKKFDYCPMCRNKIKNDDLENVSINSLGNEYENIKIRCPNCRNITTVKDYEYHLINEFLGNNNNNNEDKLNLHRKNLQEVCNLSDKNLDFFFNKKLKIEEMNELILFLSKNKLDNTIRSFNLLYVEKKKSEYLFKNSQIEEIICEIFLIVKVKKKKRKEEIAYKLKSLYNDKKLSKNYMKRDHLFSYNNNNEEEKKISYVDNDICKRRSYSFENYELYQEEMIKKNKENKYMFVMFEYNSENLFFTLFNNFPNIKNLRKIKLVTYKKLKNESKNNYKVNELIEFLSKLKIQKNSKTYHKYFYSSLHLFHEVIFSYIKNGYFLKKKEYHFKNNYIRDYELMFLFFYLKYEYKIPNNIEYHLLYSEEFITKILKDQSCDQTVFISNIYTYKMCDNNNDGNKESKSSHLNKNKNDLNIRFIVKIQNGKLKSKLNEKEKSEKSSILNNIENYQDINDICFFIFSYSSHGFQWDIKKSINFLIKKKIVYKSVKVFFDIDKLILFFFHIRNKKYNSIFWNSTHFLQYMLNFCCN, from the coding sequence ATGAGTGAATATATATTTGGCTCTTTTCTAAATAGCTTAGATAATATAAGATACAATGTATTAAATGTAttaaatgatattaaaaTTGACGATAATTATATAAGGAATATTAGgtcaaatataaaaacaaaaatggaTATATTAATTGATAAATGCTTACCACCTAAAATAATAGAAGATAAACGATTTATTGtaataattgaaaaaaaaaagaattatgatAATTTTCGTTGTCCCATATGTatgttaatattatataagcCAGTGAAAACAGAATGTTCTCATATATTTTGTAGGGAATGTATAGAAAAGGTTTTAAAGAAATTTGATTATTGTCCTATGtgtagaaataaaataaaaaatgatgattTAGAAAATGTAAGTATAAATTCATTAGGAaatgaatatgaaaatataaaaataagatgCCCAAACTGTAGAAATATTACAACTGTAAAAGATTATGaatatcatttaataaatgaattcttaggaaataataacaataataatgaagataaattaaacttgcatagaaaaaatttacaagAAGTTTGCAATTTGTCTGATAAAAATttggattttttttttaataaaaagttaaaaatagaagaaatgAATGAATTAATACTATTTCtaagtaaaaataagttAGATAACACTATACGAAGTTTTAATCTTTTATAtgtagaaaaaaagaaaagtgaatatttgtttaaaaatagtcaaatagaagaaataatCTGTGAAATATTTCTTATTGtgaaagttaaaaaaaagaaaagaaaagaagaaattgCTTATAAATTGAAGAGTTTATATAACGATAagaaattatcaaaaaattatatgaaaaggGATCATTTATTTAgttataataacaataatgaagaagaaaaaaaaatttcatatgtAGATAATGATATTTGTAAGAGAAGGTCTTATAGTTTtgaaaattatgaattataTCAAGAAgagatgataaaaaaaaataaggaaaataaatatatgtttgtTATGTTTGAATATAACtcagaaaatttattttttacctTATTTAACAATTTtccaaatataaaaaatctaCGTAAGATAAAATTAGTAacctataaaaaattaaaaaatgaatcaaagaataattataaagTAAATGAGTTAATTGAATTTctttctaaattaaaaattcaaaaaaattcaaaaacatatcataaatatttttatagttctcttcatttatttcatgAAGTTATCTTctcttatataaaaaatggatattttttaaaaaaaaaagaataccattttaaaaataattacattAGAGATTATGAattaatgtttttatttttctatttgaaatatgaatataaaatcCCTAATAATATAGAATACCACTTGTTATATTCTGAAGAATtcataacaaaaattttaaaagatcAATCTTGTGATCAGACTGTTTTTATAAgtaatatttatacatataaaatgtGTGATAATAATAACGATGGAAACAAAGAAAGTAAAAGTTcacatttaaataaaaataaaaatgatttaaatattcGTTTTATAGTGAAAATTCAAAatggaaaattaaaaagtaaattaaatgaaaaagaaaaatcgGAAAAGAGTtccattttaaataatatagaaaattatcaggatataaatgatatttgtttttttattttttcgtATTCTTCACATGGTTTTCAATgggatataaaaaaatcaataaatttcttaattaagaaaaaaatagtatataAATCAGTAAAAGTATTCTTCGATATAGATAaattaatactttttttttttcatataagaaataaaaaatacaattcaATTTTTTGGAATTCTACACACTTTTTACAATATATGTTAAATTTTTGTTGTAATTAA